Proteins found in one Pseudomonas mosselii genomic segment:
- a CDS encoding S-type pyocin domain-containing protein, whose product MSREGYTKLTPINVRDRYEEQFRSTPPIFWGHQRVHPLQLVSTFRPGHLVIDLVRQVESDKQQVHTDHARLQATQDERLDQAIATSAGPLTSLSESARLERQIAAVRQLTATYQTQLQQARQQANSFFGTDPEHRPLKDFLAVVRQPNAPHAPRQAWLKAYRAAFEAKRLARQLNELRRRQARLQWALTDTRYKAAQRDRVVQLVHRLETKLARFSVSKLEHELARASLEGALSTFQRHQHDDIAAQAAAEHARELERETSDLIRAQNALHKHSAAARKDNLSLEFDSSQLDTVITEQNRKPHAQRNPELQQLRDRVELERTGYGIDAQWGRAADNPLHLRAHDAIHAAFDEQTHLSMLSGQTPSNTPVTFHAWVASTRHVVVLASSSGAIAYFEAFWELLGKALQSAAPRLLAHAATGAVRYASLMLYSARLGNGERMGVSVPLAYMTPGADLTAEANRRAGQTLELALRMNAVPVGEQTEVYLASTDGSSLLRDVRVRQANWDPALESYSFTADGPGGATLLWHPATPPSSLGTRDPLTGSTTPALPIVEDLTKHYPGTISSKREPDINAFPALPDPHIDDYVIVFPADSGLSPIYVMFRDPRQIAGVASGYGQMTPDRFLEAAVTPEGAPIPSRIADKLRGRRFSSFDRLREAFWMEVGADPEFKQHFTLSNQKRVEEGSAPHAPAKERVGKRGTFELHHIEEVARGGAVYSLDNIVVMTPHQHIAHHSKRSKE is encoded by the coding sequence ATGTCACGCGAAGGCTACACCAAGCTTACCCCTATCAACGTCAGAGACCGCTACGAAGAACAGTTCCGTTCAACCCCACCGATCTTCTGGGGACATCAACGGGTCCATCCGCTGCAACTGGTATCGACATTCCGCCCTGGCCACCTGGTAATTGACCTGGTCCGCCAGGTCGAATCGGACAAGCAACAGGTTCACACCGACCACGCGCGCCTGCAGGCTACCCAGGACGAACGACTCGACCAGGCCATCGCGACCAGCGCCGGCCCACTGACAAGCCTCAGCGAATCCGCGCGTCTGGAGCGCCAGATCGCTGCCGTCAGGCAGCTCACCGCAACCTACCAGACTCAGTTGCAACAGGCTCGCCAGCAAGCCAACAGCTTCTTTGGCACAGACCCGGAGCATCGCCCACTCAAAGATTTTCTTGCTGTCGTCCGGCAGCCGAACGCCCCCCACGCGCCTCGTCAAGCCTGGCTGAAAGCCTACCGCGCGGCCTTCGAGGCCAAGCGCCTGGCGCGCCAGCTCAATGAACTTCGTCGCCGCCAGGCTCGCCTGCAATGGGCGCTGACCGATACCAGGTACAAGGCAGCGCAACGCGATCGGGTGGTTCAACTGGTCCATCGGCTGGAAACGAAACTCGCTCGCTTCTCCGTCAGTAAGCTTGAGCATGAGCTCGCGCGCGCCTCGCTCGAGGGCGCATTGAGCACATTCCAGCGCCACCAGCATGACGACATCGCAGCCCAGGCCGCAGCCGAGCATGCTCGTGAGCTGGAGCGGGAAACCTCCGACCTGATCCGCGCCCAGAATGCACTCCATAAACATTCTGCGGCCGCTCGAAAGGATAATCTTTCACTCGAGTTCGACAGCAGTCAGCTCGACACCGTGATCACCGAGCAGAACCGCAAGCCACACGCCCAGCGCAATCCGGAGCTGCAGCAATTGCGGGACAGGGTCGAGCTCGAGCGCACAGGCTATGGCATCGATGCGCAATGGGGACGGGCTGCCGACAACCCTCTGCACCTGAGGGCCCATGACGCCATCCACGCCGCATTCGATGAGCAGACACACCTCTCCATGCTCAGCGGACAGACGCCGAGCAATACCCCTGTCACCTTCCACGCCTGGGTCGCCAGCACTCGCCACGTAGTGGTTCTGGCGAGTTCAAGCGGTGCCATCGCGTACTTCGAGGCGTTCTGGGAACTGCTGGGAAAGGCGCTGCAGTCAGCCGCACCACGCTTGCTGGCGCACGCCGCGACCGGCGCCGTTCGGTATGCGTCCCTGATGCTCTACTCGGCCCGACTCGGCAATGGAGAGCGCATGGGCGTCAGTGTGCCGCTGGCCTACATGACTCCCGGCGCGGATCTGACCGCTGAAGCCAACCGCAGGGCCGGGCAGACGCTTGAGCTGGCGCTACGGATGAACGCCGTTCCAGTGGGTGAACAGACCGAGGTATACCTGGCTAGCACCGATGGCAGCAGCCTTCTGCGCGATGTCCGCGTACGCCAAGCCAATTGGGACCCTGCCCTGGAGAGTTACAGCTTCACCGCCGATGGCCCAGGCGGTGCGACGCTGCTCTGGCATCCGGCCACGCCACCGAGCAGCCTGGGCACCCGTGACCCGCTGACCGGCAGCACCACGCCCGCGCTGCCGATCGTCGAGGATCTGACTAAGCATTACCCGGGCACGATCAGTTCGAAGCGCGAGCCGGACATCAACGCATTCCCTGCCCTGCCGGACCCACATATCGACGATTACGTCATTGTCTTCCCCGCCGACTCGGGGCTGTCGCCGATCTATGTGATGTTCCGCGATCCCCGGCAGATCGCCGGGGTGGCCAGCGGTTACGGGCAGATGACGCCGGATCGCTTTCTTGAGGCCGCAGTCACACCAGAGGGCGCGCCGATTCCTTCACGGATTGCGGATAAGTTGAGGGGGCGCAGGTTCAGTAGTTTCGATAGGCTGCGGGAGGCGTTTTGGATGGAAGTAGGGGCCGATCCAGAGTTCAAACAGCACTTCACCTTGAGTAATCAAAAGAGAGTGGAAGAAGGCAGCGCTCCTCATGCTCCCGCAAAAGAACGTGTGGGGAAGCGAGGTACATTTGAGCTCCATCATATCGAGGAGGTAGCCAGAGGTGGCGCGGTCTATAGCTTGGATAACATTGTCGTCATGACCCCACATCAACATATCGCTCACCACAGCAAAAGGAGTAAGGAATGA
- a CDS encoding DUF6436 domain-containing protein, with amino-acid sequence MRPRAKAPMAKRFITLLALLLCATTLWWAYDSFQSRYLRTFDNQTTFFDGSQLRLPPELAGPGPIRVVHFWDPACPCNVGNQQHLGELFERFAPLGVSFHVVQKPGSHGRLPANLGALKPLASLPGSEHLPASPAVAIWDHDGNLAYFGPYSEGAVCNSSNSFIEPILKALEEGRRVQASNTLAVGCYCPWSSGPGQ; translated from the coding sequence ATGCGACCTCGTGCCAAGGCCCCCATGGCGAAGCGATTTATCACATTACTTGCACTGCTGCTCTGCGCCACCACCCTCTGGTGGGCCTACGACAGCTTCCAGTCCCGCTACCTGCGCACCTTCGACAACCAGACCACCTTCTTCGACGGCAGCCAGCTGCGCCTGCCCCCCGAACTGGCAGGTCCGGGCCCGATCCGCGTGGTGCACTTCTGGGACCCGGCCTGCCCCTGCAACGTCGGCAACCAGCAGCACCTGGGCGAGCTGTTCGAGCGCTTCGCGCCGCTCGGGGTCAGCTTCCATGTCGTGCAAAAACCTGGCAGCCACGGCCGACTGCCGGCCAACCTGGGAGCGCTGAAGCCCCTGGCCAGCCTGCCCGGCAGCGAGCACCTGCCCGCAAGTCCCGCCGTGGCGATCTGGGACCACGACGGCAACCTCGCCTACTTCGGCCCCTACAGCGAAGGTGCGGTGTGCAACTCGAGCAATAGTTTCATCGAGCCGATCCTCAAGGCGCTGGAAGAAGGGCGTCGGGTGCAGGCCTCCAACACCTTGGCGGTCGGCTGCTATTGCCCGTGGAGCAGTGGGCCAGGCCAATAG